Genomic DNA from Triticum dicoccoides isolate Atlit2015 ecotype Zavitan chromosome 4B, WEW_v2.0, whole genome shotgun sequence:
tcctcctcggccggggcgtttcttgccgattCCTCCAGTACCTTCCTGGCCCttttccttgtcgcgccgctcgtattcaaccTTCTGcttctcgacaagctgctcgacctttttgcagctctggaggtcatggcccttggtgcggtggatcttgcagtactgtctgttggtgccgtcctgcttgtcggcaactgCCACAGCCTGATGGGTGGTGCCTGCGGCAACCTGCTTGTCGGAGCTACTAGCTTTGGCTtctttgccggactgctcaacgactagcacctctttgcctttcttcttcctgttgttccgccgccggtttttctttgccggggcagcatcctcactatcagatcctcctgctcctgtagtctctccggggagtttcctcccttcttcagcacgtgcacacttgtcggccagggcatatagctcactgacgtctctgatcttgcacatcgccatctcctcccgcatcctgcggtttcgcacattctggtggaacgcgctgattaccgcagcagggtggacatctgggatgttgtgctgtacgcggctgaatctctgaatgtacttgcgcaggggctctccttccttctgggcgagcagatgaaggtcgctttcttggccatgaggcttgtggccgcctgtaaaggcgccgacaaactgatgacacaaatcagcccaggaggatatggagttgtccagcaagtgcatgagccaggatctgacattgggcttgagcaccagcgggaagtagttggcaaggatcttgtcgtcccgtcccccggcagcctgcaccgcgatggtgtagatgctgaggaactccgacggatgcgtcttgccgtcgtacttctctggcacatctggtctgaaattcttcgtgctgggccattggacttgccgcagctcacgagtgaacgcagggcaacctaccgcgtacggcaagtcgcctggttcccctggcgcatgcatgtcgacagagggcccagcgcgcttgtcggattgacgtcgcgcttctcttcggcgctcgatgcgagtacgagcgtcttcttgctgtcgttcgtggagaacttggcgctgatcgcggcgagctcgtggatccgacgatgcagtggagtcgctgtcgaggtggatccggcgagctggcgatcttggccttcgaggtggagagtgcatggtggttgcacctccaccagTTTCGTCACCATCGGCCCGTGCCTGGCGGTCTTGTCGCGGCAGCgacgtactcggctgccgcggagtgtctccattggcgaagccgatgagactctgaatagtggccctccattggtcgatcttgtcttccgctggagggtaatccaagagcagctgagctcgcgccaaaacttctgctggagttgtgggtggcagtggcgaacggtgcaaggagcgggatatgctcggacttctaactacattagaaggagcagtatcctgtccaggcgaccgtgcctcgctcgtgccagcgcgTTGGCGTgtgtgctggtcttgagcaccccgagatccaccagctcgatcttggtccaacaagcgtatggtactgcgaataccatgacgctgtcggtcctgcgcctcctgagatgggcgcggtgcatgtacggatgccgaggtctgcgcagccttgtccttggacctggcagcaccgtgagctccctcgtcgatgtccgttcttccgccagcgccttccccaccacccgcttgctccggtggtggtgggatcgacgaggACGGAGCAGTTGCCGCCgaagttttcttcttcggtggcatgtcgatgaagaagatgaagatctagcccgtgtgaacgccggatcggaTTCACATAATCTCGacggcccctacctggcgcgccaaagatgccggaaaaactgatccacgaacacctatgggaccggcgaaccgagcccctttcggttcggcagggggcggagatcgcacgaagagcggttcgaggcgaagcacacgagcagtttacccagcttcggagctctccggagagataacactcctactgctgcttgtctgattgtattatgttcttgctcgagagagctaagtatgTTTTTGGCTTCCGAATGAATCGAACCTCCCCcaacccctctacgttgcgcatgggccttcttttatacgctcaaggggtcaccgacaggtggcaacgcagagaagggtaaaaatgtaaaaagagttgcgattggtacagctacctgcacagtgtattctacctaaccctgacggcaggggacaagggcattaaatgcccgtctgtgtcgccccaaacagtgcagaaagggaccgtcagggacgccaccgttcgccacgatggcgatcttgtcggcgtcgcatgccaccgcgcaccactggctgcacagtctcctgccacgcgcgtctggaaaagccccaggacgacacgttggtggatgcgctggagcgtgggtacatggtggtcacttgccgcggcaagcgccttgccgcggttgctgtcttgtcacgcccggaagcttgtcgctcaccaggccttgccgggacgcgtggcgcgtcgcggcaaattccttgagatgccttggttggcctttccggcaagctcctcttgccggggtcttgtctcttggctcgaatactttgttcttgtttggagccacggaggatcttggcggtcgtccggcaagccttgccgcggagtgctgcaactgcccgtgcacaagttcgggatactagggtacccctactctaataCACCGATATAAGGGTTTTTGAATGGTGATATCGTCTTCAACATCAACTAAATTTACTTCCCAAGACACCCCCCCCCCATGCTAGTATGACCTACTAATAATCAAGAAATTTATGTGAGGAGCATGATCATGATAGTGAAGAATGTTAAATAAGACTAATTTTTGGACAAATAATTGGATTGGTAATGAATCAACAAAAGACTAGTTTCCTGATCTCTTTAGGATTTGTAATGAACAAACTAAATATGTGAAACAAATGGGTGAGAACaccaaaaatatactccctccgttcctttatacaAGGTGAATTTGTTTTTTCATAAGTCAAACGAATGCATGTTTGACGaagtttttagaaaaatatatcaatatccacAATACGAAATTTATACCATCTGATCCATCACGAAAAGCagtttcatattttatctattaggtattgcaaatgttgttattttattctataatcttggtcaaacattcaaatggttgacttgcacggaaatcaatacaccttatattccGGAAGGAAGGGAGTAACATTTAGAAGATGGCTTGACTCTAATGAGATGATCCAATTGAATATAATTAGAATTATGATGCAATCTATTAGTTTGGTGCCTGGGAAGGAAGATATACCAGGATGGATTTGGAATAGGAATGGCAAATCCATGGTTAAATCAATTTATAATCACTAGCGGTTGGGGCGCCACCGGGTGGCGCCGCTTAAGAGGAAGTTGGGTGGTACCAGGTGGGAGGCACCCCTTCGGCTGCTTTTCTTTCTGCCACACATGCATGTACAAATGAGAACCTTGTTGATCAATGACCATAAAGCAAGCCAAATCCCTTGAGGGTACAAGAGTACGGAGCAAATAGGAAAAGGCTGATCCAGTCTAAATCTGTCATGTTACCTTACTGACATACTCCTATGACAGCAGCTTCAACAGAAGAATGAAAATTACCTCTCTGAGCTGCTCTGATTTTGGTGTTGCTTCTAACTGCACCTTCATCAGCTCCTCCTACAAACACCAAAACAAAGGATTGAGGAGAATGCATCACGAAACTGCATAACAAAACTGTACCACAGTAGTCGAATATATCACAAACCTCTGCAGCTTTAAGAACACTTTTAGTCTTTTGAATCCTAACGGTTTGCTCGCCGCTTGTCTTTTGAagctaataaaaaaataaaaacgtTATCAACTTGAAGACAGTATTCACCTAATGGAAAAGGTGGACTCAAGGGATATATACCCTTGATTCCACTTCCACCAAAAGTTTTCCAGGACAGCAGGATATGAGCCTTATCCCATTTTTGTTTCACAAATAACAGTTTAATAGGGAATGAGGCTCAGCTCTCCCTAAAATTAAGGAGATGATAATACGCTAAAACATTCCAGATTCTTCTTTATTTACTTTGCAGAATTTACCCAAAAGAAGTGTGTTGTAGCAAAGTTTTATATAGCATTGGAATCACATACAGAAAAGAAAATAGCAGCATGAACCATCGTTAACCCACTATGAGTCTGACAAAGTATTGATCTCCTTTTTATCAAATATAAAAAATTTATCATGTAATAAATGCAGAAACGGCAACAATGACCACTTAATCAGTGACAACACCCCAAGAGTTTATCAAAGGATTGAGCAAATACGAGCTTGTCCAAGAAGAAAAATAAAGATGCACATTAGCACAACAGACAACCACAGTCGCATACTTACTCTATCCGCCTTAGCATTCAGCTCTTGCACGTTCTTCTCTGCATCGGTGGCTCTAGCCTTCATGGTCGTCTTTTTGTTATTTTGTGCTTATATGTCCTTCTTGAAGTAATCCAAATCATTAGAGCTGAAAGCAGATTGGGAGCCAAATGAGTTCACACTACTTGATCGACTAAACATCTAGAAAGAAGCATTTCATCCACATCTAAAACTTAAGAGAGATCTACTGACCAACGCAATAGCTTCTTGTTTAACCAAAGAGAAAATATACAAGGGTAGCAGATCATTGAAATTATATTGATGTTAACACGCCAGAAACCTTCTATCTTCTCATGAAAAAGAAAGCTAAAACCTTCAGGCAGGGCATACTTTCATTCTTTTAACAATATATCGATCGTTCCTGTAAAAAGCAAGCACATGGCCAATTAAATCTGTACTATCATCATTCAATTCATGTTTCCCGGAAACAAATAACGAAGAAAAAATAAGATTACTTGCAATGTAGGAGGTAATCCTTCCATTTTAATGGAAAATGCAAAACAGTACGTGATAATGAAATAGTATGTTCTGCAACTACCGATTTTCTCAAAAGAGAGTAAATTATTAAACCATTTCCCATTTCTGAAAACAATGAAACATAACCAGGGTGATGTTGAAGATGCATGTGCTAACAAGCATGCATTCTTGACTAACAATGAGACTTACAGTTGGCACAACACTCGACCAGTTGAGGCTCAGATAGAACTGCAATCAATCCATTGGAGGAAGGAAGAAACTCAGGGTACAACCAACTCTATGTCGTTTATACTGAAACAACACATGAAGGAATATATTCTCCTCAATCATAAATTTATctaaggaaaagaaggagaaagtcacTTTTTATTTAAAAGAAAAGAGACCTCTGTCATGGATATAGTCTATGAAATATTGGACATTTGAAGATCTTGGTCATGGCGTTCCACATCCACTTTGGAACCCCGCCAGCAGGAGAACACTGCCTGCAACAAGTGGACCCATTTGTTGTAATACGCCACAACTAATCAGAAAGTGACATAAAGAGTGTAAAACAAGTGTTGAATATCTGCAGGAGGGTCATTTCATTGGTTCAGCTGCGCCTATCGCCCTCTAATTATTTAGTGGACCTTTCTCATTTTTTCATACAGTCATGCTTTTTTAGAAGTAAGAACAATACAAGCTATTTGCTGCTGACCAATTCTTTagctcacatggatcatgtttggcTGATAAGAAGAGAGATCACACTTCTGACCATTTCTTTAGATAACACCTATTTTGATCAGTATGTTTATTTCTCTGCTCCTATCCATGTATACTATAAACTTGCAGTTCCTAGCTTCAAGTTTTGTTGTCGTACCAATTTACTCAATTTGTTATTCCAATTCATAATAGTTTATCTACAACTCATGTACCCTTAACACACGCCTGGTTATATATTCATTTCCCAGTTTTTCCCAAGAAGCCTATTATTAGTAAGAATTAATGGTCAGAATATTCAGTGCATAATATTTTAGAAAATAGTAAGAATCTCACATAAGAGAACTTGCGCGAAATAAATAACGGGTGTGCCTCTCAAGGCGACACAAATactatttgtttttcttgtttaaCGTTCAACCAAGAGAATAAAAAAAGCATAGTTTCTTTTTACCAAATAAAAGAAGCATAGTTATAGGCATCCTATGAGATCATCTTCAAACGTGGAGGCACTCACCCTTGGTACTGACCATTGTAGCGGCCATGCTTATACCCAGAGCATACTAAAGCTAAAATAGTAGTTGAGGGCATGAGAAATTATAAGCACTTTTGCACAACAAAAAGGAAACTATAAGTCAGGAATATACACGCATACATATGGTATGGCAGAAGAACAATTGAAAACCCTGAAGCACTGCAATATGTTCTGTGTATGGCAGAAGAACAAATGAAAATCCCGATGACATGGTACAAAAACATGATGAAACAAATCTCAAATTGGTAAACCAATAAGTTCTCAAGAAAGATAACCTGGAGAGCAAATCACAAGCACatcaaaacaaaaagaaaaattgTTTCTTAAAAGGATATCATACTATTTAGTATTTACAATACCTATGACCAGATCCCTAGTAACAAAGTTGAATAATTTTAGTCCTTTCAGCCCTAGTTGATGCAGCAAAAGATGCACAAAATAATAACCTTTACAACAGGTTTGTCTGGGACTGGACAGAGACGGGTTGGAGCAGTGTGTCGTCTACGGTTAAGTGAGAGGCTGCAGCAGAGGGCTTCACAGCGAAGTGACGGGTTGGAGCAGAGTGTCGTCGACCGTGAAGTGAGAGGCTGCAGCAGAGTGCTTCATGGCTAGGCGACGGGTTAAAGCAAAACAAGCACGCAAAGATGCGTCTGAACAATATAATTTTAAGCATGAATCTGCAACTAAAGCCCCAAATGGAAGAACAATATTTTGGATAAATGACGAGCTACACATGAGAATAACATAATCTAATGAGTGTAAATAAAAAATTCGTGCATGAACAAAAATGTACATATAGACACAGCCCAGCTTCCACACATGAACAAAAATCAACACTTGAACACATCCCAGCATGAACAAAAATCTACAAAGAGAGATGAGAGAGCAAAATCAGATCACTTCTTCCATGTGAGCATCCAACCTTTCCATTGGAGCCGTTTCTGcaaaatcaaataacaacacaccaTGAGAAAACAAATCTAAATCCCAATCTGCCTCTCCTTGAACAGCAAGGAAAATCATCAGGGTTTGTTGTTCCACTCCCAAACAgtcccagagagagagagagagagagagagagagagagagagagagagagagagagagagagagagagagagagagagagagcagagcagAGGTGAAGGAGAGACTGGCCTCACCGGCGTCCGTGGTGGTGAGGACGAGCTTTAGAGGACTGCTCGATGCCGACGATGCTGGCGAGGCTCTTGCTACACCGCATTCTCCTGTAGTTGGGCTCCTCCTCCGGTGGCCCTTTGCAGCAAATCCCCATGGTGACGTCCTCCGGCCACCGTCGTCCGGGTCGAGCTCCTCCTCCAGCGGCTTCTTCGCCGCGAGTCGTTGAGGAGAGAGGGAGACAGTGCACGGGGTCGACGGCTGCGCGCTCCCTTGCCATCCACTCCCACGCCCCGGTCTCTGGACCCCTCGACGCCGTCTGCGCCGCCGCGGTCAACGAGGAGTCCATCACCATCAGCGGGCGCCTCTTCTTCCCCATCCCTTCCATCTCGAATCTTGGGGAAGAGGAGTTAGAAGGTCCAGGAGGAGATAGATAAGCTTCTCGGGGAGCTGGAGGAGCATGGATGGTGGAGGTGGTTGTGGTGGCGGCAGCAACTCTAGCCGCCAGCCGGATGTGGAAACGAGAGGCGAGAAAGAAGAGGGGTGGGAGGAAAAGAAAAAAATCAGCCCAGTCCCTTATGCCCACGTGGACGTCGCGAGAGGGCGCTCGTTATGCGACTGTTAATGGGTTGTATTTGTATGATGTGGGTCCTGATAGATCATTTAAATATATGTGAAGTGCAAAATTTCCTATAAAAATAAGATTTGGTTCTCGCTAATATGGAATAATGCAATTGCCAAAAAAGAAAGTGGACTCGCGAGCCTCTCTATCGCTTTTTTTTTCTGAAGTTGGGAATATTAACCACCTCTTCTTACATGTCTTGAGGCAAAGTATTATGTGGTATATCGTTTGTAAATGTGTAAGTGCAATATCAAAACCTACATATTTTACAGAATATTTTTTATGGATCCCCAAGTTTATTTCACAAAGAATGAACCTACAAATTGCAGGACTTGTTGCGCTATGTCAGGCTATCTGGaaacagtgtaattgagcctgcttTGAGAACAAAAATGACTCGCTCCACGGCTGAATGTATCTACTATGATTGCTCGTTTATGCGTTATTGGGCAGGACCACAAAGCGAAGGATATCGTCTGGTGCTGTAGAGAAAAGCCGAAGCTTTGCATAATGAGGCGATGTGAATGCATGATGGCAGTGAGCCTAGATTGGGGAGAGGCACACTCATGCTAGAGGCGAGGACACCCAAGGTGGATAAATGTGAAGCTAGAGAAGACGATGGTGCTGAAGCAATGAAAGAAGATAACTGAGAGTGGTTTATACGAATGGTCATGAAATACTGGAATGATGGTGGAGATCCACTCTTGTGTAATACATACTGGTAGCTTATTTGTGATTCCTCTGGGTTTTGCTGTTAGTGGTGTATGtggaagctgttggggaacgtagtaatttttaaaaaaatcctacgcacacgcaagatcatggtcatgcatagcaacgagagggagagtgtatcttcatactcttgaagatcgctaagcggaagcgtttatcaacgcggttgatgtagtggtaCACCATCACGATCCTccacgatcaagtaccgaacgtacgacacctccgcgttcagcacacgttcagctcgatgacgtccttgccttcttgatccagcaagacgggcgaagtagtagatgagttccggtagcacgacggcgtggtgccggTGTTGGTGaaaaacaatctccgcagggcttcgcctaagcactacggaaactatgacggaggataaactagaggggacagggttgttggcacacggcttggtgtttcttgatgtgtcttgggtgctagccctacccctctatttatatgttgagccctgggatcgaaacttggagtaaaatcctcctcaaagttggttttgcccgaaaggcaagagtccttctcggactccagggctagacgccagggttcctaacGTCTACCCCcaaacgccagggttcctggcgtctagcctctggactctgcaaaacttccttttgcactttccaaaagccttgtgagctttcccctttggcccaaataaagtgttctcgtacccaaacattttgggagacatccgaaaccccttccggtgaattccgaaacccttccggagaccaaacactattatcccatatatcaatctttacctccggaccattccggagttcctcgtcatgtccgtgatcttatccgggactccgaacaacattcggtcaccaaaatacataaatcatataatattatatcgtcaacgaacgtttaagcgtgcggaccctacgggttcgaactatgtagacatgaccgagacaactctctggtcaataaccaatagcggaacctggatgcccatattgactcctacatattctacgaagatctttatcggtcgaaccgcataacaacatacgttgttccctttatcatcggtatgtta
This window encodes:
- the LOC119290810 gene encoding uncharacterized protein LOC119290810 isoform X2, with the translated sequence MKARATDAEKNVQELNAKADRLQKTSGEQTVRIQKTKSVLKAAEEELMKVQLEATPKSEQLREKEKQPKGCLPPGTTQLPLKRRHPVAPQPLVIIN
- the LOC119290810 gene encoding uncharacterized protein LOC119290810 isoform X1, which encodes MEGMGKKRRPLMVMDSSLTAAAQTASRGPETGAWEWMARERAAVDPVHCLPLSSTTRGEEAAGGGARPGRRWPEDVTMGICCKGPPEEEPNYRRMRCSKSLASIVGIEQSSKARPHHHGRRNGSNGKVGCSHGRSDLILLSHLSL